The Pseudomonas fluorescens genome segment GTGGCGTATCTGGACGATGAACTGGACCGCGAACAGCGCAGCCACCTCGACAGTCTCATCGCCGACGATCCGCTCCTGAGCCTACGGGTGCAATGGCTGAGCCGCAGCAACCTGCCGTTCAAGACCGCCTATGACGAACTGGCGCAACAGGCGCCGCTCGATCGCTTGCAGGCCCGCCTCGATGCCGCGCCGTCACCGCAGAAGCCGGGTTTCAGCCGACGCTGGTTCATCGGCGCAGCGGCAGCGGGCGTGGCGCTCGCAGGTGTCGCGGCGGACCGCTTGTTCCTGGCCTGGCAAGCGCAGCAATCGCACAACTGGCGCGAACTGGTGGGCGATTACATGGCGTTGTACGTGCCGCAGACTCTCGAACACTTGCCCACCGATGAAGCCTCGCAACTGGCGCAGTTGCGAACCGTCGATGCGCGCCTGGGCGTGAGCCTGTCGCCCGCGAAACTGAAATTGCCCGGCGCCGTGTTCAAGCGTGCACAAATACTCGAATACGACGGCGTACCCATTGCGCAAATCGTTTATCAGGACGCCAGATACGGCCCGCTTGCGCTATGCGTGACGCGCTCGAACAGTGGCAGTCTTCCCGTGGAGCAGGAGCGTCGACACAAAATGAATGTGGTGTACTGGACCGTTCACGAACATGCATGGATGTTGATCGGATACAACCCGACATCCGAGCTTCATGGTTTCGCCCGAACCCTGATCAATATTCAACTTTGATCGTGTCGAGGGAGAACCAGTCTGCCTTCGGACAGACAATCCGGATGAACTTTATCCCCGATGCCTCATGCAAGACGCTTTGTGGCGTGCTGTAGGACGTGCCGAGAGACTTGCTTGCAAGCAGGGTTCCGTGCGCAGACAGATACTCCACGAAACTGTCTTCATAGTTACTGCTTAAATGCCAGAAACTGGCGCAGGAACAGGCATCTTTCAACTCCAGCTCGACGATCACCGGCTCCGGAGTATTACTGTCGCGACCGATACTCAACACCTGTCCTTCAACCCGCCCGGCGAACGATTGGCCGATATCGGCACGTGGCATGATCGCGCACTCGCCACTACCCGACACAAAATTGATAAGCAGGTTGGCGGTTTCCATGATGCCCCCCTTCGTCACCACTTGCGCGGGTGCCTGCGTGAAGTCCTCCAATACCATGGCCGGCAGGTTCAGAACCTTATACTCGCGGGTTTTGAAAACCACGGCGGAGCGCTCGTCGTGATGACCGTCAAATGCCACCTTCAGCTCCAGGACCACCTTGGTTTCCGGCTTGAATTTCAGCAATAGATCCCGCATCAGCGCATTGTCCAGACCGGCCTTTGTTTCTGGCTCCGTGACCGGAGCGCCGTTGGCAATCGTGATCTCATGGTCCTTGTCATCGTGTCCGACACCGCATAGACGAAACCAGCGTAACTGCCCCACAGCCATCCCTGGCCACGGTTTGCAGGTTGCCTGAGCGTGCCCTTTGAATGCGCCCAGTTCGAGCACTTCATCCAGAGCCTGTGGCAACCCCGGGGTTGGCAAGCGCCGATCGGCGTCTTCGATCCTGTGGACGGTGACCTCCCGCTCGCCCGATGGCTGCGAGCCTCCTGCCTGCAGCAACTCCCAACCCAGTGTCATCGTTCGGCCGTGATTGGCCGCAAGCACTTCAGGCCTGAGTACAAAATTGGCACGGTGATTCTTGTTGAAGTTGACCGCCTTGAACACCGGTGAGCCAAGCCCTGGAGCCCCTTTGACCAGCAGACGAGCCTGATCGCCGTCCTGGGCCTCAAGGTGCTCGACACGAACGGTCAGACCCTCGGGAAAGTCCAATGGATCAAACTGATCGCCAGTCCCGACGAGGGTTGGAGGCAACAGATCACTGGTGGCGCCGCCAATGATGCGGACGGTCAACGTCTCGGAACGATCCAGCGGTACACCACCACTTACCCGGGTATACCGGAATTTAGCCGTGCCGTCCGCGGCGGCAGTGAGATAATTGTTCGGTACCGAGAACGTGTACATGAACGGAATGTTCTTGACCGTCTCGACCAACGTCAATGACTGCACGTCACCGATCGCATCCTGAAAGCGGCAGTACAGGTGAATGTCGTCACCTTTCATCCAGTCGCGTGACACGTACACCTGCGCAGTCGCGGGCCCGCCGGCAAGCTTGTCGAGGTCGATCGTATCGGGGTCATCTTCGGCGTCGGCAGGGTCTTCACTGACAATCGGCGGGTCGTACCATTGCCCCAAAAGATTGACGTACAAAGGCAATGCGACCGAGTACGGATTGTCGGTGTCCGGACCGTTGCCAACACAATCGGTCACCGTGTACTTCAACGGAAAATCCGCCGCGTCGCCCGCTTCGATGAACGTCGCTTCCTGGATCCTGATCACCAAAGGCTCTCCGCTATCGACGTCGGCCTGGGTCACAAGCCGCGTCAGGATCACGCCGTTGCAATCAAGTTGCACTTTGTCGAAAGCTCTCATCAGCGGATAGGAAAGCGTGACAGCAACGCCTTCCCGTGCCCGTTCGGGATTGACGCCTTCATCGAGGACCACTTGCTCGACTTTCAGCTTCAGCTCCGAATGCCCCTCCTTCTCGGGAAAACGATCCACCAGCCCCGGACGTTTGTCATGGAACCAGACCTGCAACGGGTATGAAGTTTCAATCTCGACGCCGCCTCGTTCCAGGCTGTAGTCCAGCGTGTTAAGCCCGACCTTCAAAAATTTCACCGGAACATACAGGTCCGCTCGTTGGTTTTCCTCTCCGACGGGAATCGGTTTAGTTGCCACTACAACACCGTCAAGTCGTAAGACAAGCCTGTCATCCGCAACCATACCCGCCGAAGGCTCGATGAAAACCTTGACCCCCTCGGGATAGAGATAAGTCAGCGCCAACGGCAGTCCGGCATCGACCGGTTGCGGCGCGGACACCGGTTGTTTCATACCGGGAATACGAGGTTGAACGAGTGTAGGGACGGCCATCGTCTTCAGTCCTTTGCCAGCGGATCGAAAGGGATTGATCACTGCAGGATCGCGTTGCCTGCCATCAGATACCCATGCAGCGAAGGCCACAACTGTCATATCTGACAGGTGTTTTCTCGAAGAAAATGATCAAGAATTGCTGTTGAATTGCGCTCGCCCGATCAGGCGCACGAGGCAGGCTGTACTATGCTGGACCAGTGACTTTCCAAGTAAGGATTACCGATGTCTATCACGCCTCGTAGTGCATTGCTGGTCATCGATGTACAGAACGACTTCATTCCCGGCGGCCAATTGCCGGTGCCCGAGGGAGATCGGATAGTGCCGTTGGTCAACGATCTCGCCCGCCAGTTCAAACAGGTCGTGATCGCACAGGACTGGCACCCTGCCGGCCATGCGTCGTTCGCCTCCAGTCACCCCGGCCACAAGCCCTACGACGTGATTCAACTGCCCTACGGCGAACAGACCCTGTGGCCGGATCATTGCGTGCAGGCCACCCGGGGTGCCGAACTCCACCCGGAATTGAACCTGCCCCATGCGCAACTGATCATCCGCAAGGGCTGCAACCCGGACATCGACAGCTATTCGGCGTTTCTGGAAGCGGACCGCGTCACAACCACAGGTCTGGCGGGTTATCTGAAGGAGCGCGGCATCGACACGGTGTACATGGTCGGCCTGGCGCTGGATTTCTGCGTGATGTTCTCCGCGCTGGATGCACGGGCCGCGGGGTTCAATGCGTTTGTGGTGCTGGATGCATGCCGGGCGATTGATCTGAACGGCTCGCTGACGGCGGCGATCGAGCGGATGCAAGTGGCGGGGGTCGGCCTGATCCATTCCACTGAACTGCTTTGACTGACGCCTGTTATCTCACGCTGATCGCTGTGCACTAATCGTTCCCACGTCGAGGCCTCGAACCTTTTGCGTGGGAACGATCATCAACGAGCGCTAAACGGGGGTTGGTAGCCACAGCCTGAACCGCGCCCCGCCCAACGGCGAACCTTCCACCGTCAACGTCCCGCCCTGGGCTTCCAGCGCCCGACGGCTGATTGCCAACCCCAGTCCAAACCCGCCGGTCGCCCGATCCCGGCTGCGATCCAGCCGATAGAATGGCTCGAATATCCGCTCCCGCTCGTCTTCCGGAATGCCGATCCCGTCGTCATCCACCCAGATCTCACAGCCCTTCGGGCAAACCTGCACACCGATCTGAATGCGCTTTTCGCAGTAACGCATGGCGTTACGCAACAGGTTCTGAATTGCACGGGCGGTCAGGCGTGGATCAAGGGAAAAACGTTCCAGCTGATTATGCAGCAGCACATCGATGACGATTTCCGGTGATTCCAGCTCTTCGTCGACGCTGCCCAGAATGCTGTCGATGAACTCGTCCAGCGACACTTCGACCTGCTCCGGCAACTTCGCCGGATTCTGCAGGCGGCTGTAGGACAGCAACTCCAGCACCAGCTCATCCAGTTCGCGGATGTGCGCGACCAGCCCTTGCAGGCGTTCGCGGCTGGCTTGCGGCAAGTCATCGGACAGCGCCAGCGCCAGGCCGAAGTCCAGGCGGGTCAGCGGCGTGCGCAATTCGTGGGACACGGCGTTGAGCAAGTCCCGCTGCTGGTTGAGCAGGTTTTCGATGTCGCCGGCCATGGTGTCGAACACGTTGGCCAGGCTGCCGATGTTGGAGCTCGGGCCAATCTGCGTGCGCTCGCTCAAATGGCCCTTGCCGAAACGTTCGGCCGTGCCCTTGAGGCGTTCCAGGTCGCGCCAGTGCGGACGAAACCAGAGCAACAGGCACGCCAGCAGACTCGCGCCGATCAGCACGTTGATGCTCCAGTACAACAGGTTCACGTCCATCGGATCCGGCGGGACCACCATTTGCACGGCCACCTGGTCGTTCAGCGGCGTCACCGCCAGCGTACGCCAGCCCCAGTCGCCGATGCGCACCACGTTTTCGCCACGACGCAGGCGCTCTTGTTCGATCGGGGTGAAATCGGCGTTATCGATACGGGCGAGGACGATGTGCAGCGGCTGGAAATCCTTGTCCATCGACGCCGCAACCGCCGGCCACTGATCCTGCGGCACGGCGCGAAACTGCTTGGTGATCAGCGATTGCAGGCCACGGGAATAATCGAGGTTGTAGGTGACGAACCGCTGCTTGAACGCCATCACCACCAGATCCGGCACCAGATAGATCGCCGCGCTGTAGGAAACGATCGTCACCAGATAGAGGCGAAACAGGATTCTGAACATCGAATCAGCATTCCCACTCGGAACGGCTGAACAGATAACCCTTGCCCCACACGGTCTTGATCTTGCGCGCTTCGCCCGCGTGGTCGTCGAACTTGCGTCGCAGCTTGGAAATCGCCACATCCACCGAGCGGTCGGTGCCGTTGAACTCTATGCCGCGCAGGCGTTGCAGAATCTGGTCGCGACTCAGCACTTCACCGGCATGACGGGCCAGCACCACCAGCAGGTTGTATTCGCCGCTGGACAGTTCAACCGGCTGATCGCGCCAGGTCACCGTGCGCTCCGACAGGTCGATGCACAGGTTGCCCATCAGGATGCGGTCGTTGGCGGTCATCGGCTCGCCGAGGCTGCTGCGACGCAGCAAGGTGCGTACCCGCGCCAGCAAAACCCGTGGTTCGCAGGGTTTGGTCACGTAATCGTCGGCGCCCATTTCCAGGCCCAGCACCTGATCGTGGCTGTCGTCGCGGGCGGTCAGCATCAAAATCGGCAGCGTCGCCGAGTCTGCGCGCAGCAGGCGACAGACCTGCAAGCCGTCGAGGCCCGGCAGCATCAGGTCGAGAATCACCAGGTCCGGCGGATTGAGCCGCGCCCGTTCGCGCACATGGTCGCCTCGGCCGATCACGCTGACGGAATAGCCGTTGCGCTCGAGATAGCTGGAGATCAGTTCGGCGAGGGCGGTGTCGTCTTCGACCAGGAGGATGTTGGGCATTGATGATCCAGAAAGTGCTGTGGCGACTGGCTTGCCCGCGAAGGCGGCATATCTGTCGCAATAAATTTCAAGGCGTAAAGGATATACGCCCTCACTCGTCCCTGAGCAAAACCCTTACACAATTTCACACAGCACCTACAAAGCTTCACCGCTACCCTCTGCGACTGTCCGTAGGATGCGCAGATCAATATTGGGGGTTGTACATGTCGAAGAATCTGCTGGCCGGGCTCGGCCTGATCGCATTAGCGCTGACGCTGAGTGCCTGTGATAAATCCTCGAACGCCGAGGAACAGGCGCCGCCGGCCACCGTGCGGATCGAAACCCTTGAGGCGCGCCCCCTGTCGATCAGCAGCGAACTGAGCGGGCGGATTGCCGCCCCGCGCATCGCCGAAGTCCGCGCCCGGGTCGCCGGCGTGGTGCTGCAACGCACCTACCGCGAAGGCAGCGACGTGAAAAAAGGCGACGTGCTGTTCCGCATCGATCCGGCACCGTTCAAGGCTGACCTCGATAGCGCCGAAGCGGCCCTGCGCAAGGCCGAGGCCAACGCGTTCCAGGCGAAGTTGCAGGAGCAGCGCTACGCCCAGTTGATCGACGACAAGGCCATCAGCGCTCAGGACTACGACAACGCCCGCGCCAACGCCCGGCAGACCGCCGCCGACGTGGCCGCCAACAAGGCTGCCGTCGAGCGCGCCAAACTGAATCTCGGTTACGCCACCGTCACCGCGCCGATCTCCGGGCGCGTCGGGCGTGCCCTGGTGACTGAAGGCGCACTGGTCGGCCAGAACGAAACCACGCCCATGGCGCTGATCCAGCAGTTGAACCCGATCCACGCCGACCTCACCCAGTCGACCCGTGAATTGAATGAGCTGCGCCGGGCGTTCCGTTCCGGTCAGTTGCAGCAGGTCGGCCAGGATCAGGTCAAGGCCACGTTGATCCAGGACGACGGCAGCCTCTATCCGCTGCCGGGCAAACTGCTGTTCAGTGACATCACGGTCGATCCGGGCACCGGGCAGATCATCCTGCGCAGCGAATTCCCCAACCCGGACCTCGATCTGTTGCCCGGCAGCTACGTTCGCGTGCGTCTGGAGCAAGGCGTGATCCAGCATGGCCTGACCGTGCCGCAGCGCGCGGTACAACGTGACAGCGCCGGTGTGGCGCAGGTCCTGACGGTCGACGACCAGATGCGCGTCGCGCAGCAGCCAGTGCAGCTCGGCGCGGTACAGAACGACCGCTGGATCGTCACCGGCGGCCTCAAGCCCGGCGACCGCATTGTCATCGAAGGCCTGCAACACGCCCGTCCGGGCGAAGTGGTGCAGATCGACGACACCCCTCTTCCACTTGCCCAGACCTCTGGTCAGTAAGCAGGACGCTCTTCTATGCCGCAGTTCTTTATCGACCGCCCGGTGTTCGCCTGGGTCGTCGCGTTGTTCATCCTGTTGGCCGGTGCGCTGGCCATCCCGCAATTGCCGGTGGCTCAATACCCCGACGTCGCGCCGCCGCAGATCGAAATCTATGCCGTGTACCCGGGCGCCTCGGCGCAGACCGTCGATGAGAGCGTCGTCAGCCTGATCGAGGAAGAACTCAACGGCGCCGATCACCTGCTGTATTTCGAATCGCAAAGCAGCCTCGGCAGCGCCACGATCAAGGCGACGTTCCAACCAGGCACCAACCCGGAGCTGGCCCAGGTCGACGTGCAGAACCGCCTCAAGGTGGTCGAGTCGCGCCTGCCGCAAGCGGTGAACCAGCAAGGTTTGCAGGTGGAGAAAGTCTCCGCCGGTTTCCTGCTGCTCATCACCCTGACCTCCAGCGACGGCAAGCTCGACGACGTGGCGCTCAGCGATTACCTGGCGCGCAACGTGATGAACGAGATCAAGCGCATCGACGGCGTCGGCAAGGCCCAGTTGTACGGCGCCGAGCGGGCGATGCGGATCTGGGTAGATCCGCAGAAGCTGATTGGTTTCAATCTGACGCCCGCGGACGTCAACGCCGCCATCGTCGCGCAGAACGCTCAGGTCTCGGCGGGCAGCATCGGTGATTTGCCAAATCCGAGCAGTCAGGAAATCACCGCGACGATTCTGGTCAAGGGTCAGCTTTCGACGCCGGAAGAGTTCGCCGATATCGTGCTCAAGGCCAACCCCGACGGCTCCACCGTGCGCATCAAGGATGTGGCTCGGGTCGAGATCGGCAGCCAGGAATACCAGTTCGGCACCCGCCTGAACGGCAAGCCGTCCACCGCCGTCGGCGTGCAACTGTCGCCGGGCGCCAATGCCCTCAGCACCGCGACCTTGATCCGGGCGAAGATGGATGAACTGTCGCGTTATTTCCCGGCGGGCGTGGAATACAAGATTCCCTACGACACGTCGCCGTTCGTGAAGGTCTCGATCACCAAAGTGGTCTACACCCTGGGCGAAGCGATGTTGCTGGTGTTTGCGGTGATGTTCCTGTTCCTGCAGAACATCCGCTATACCCTGATTCCGACGCTGGTGGTGCCGGTGGCGCTCATGGGCACCTTCGCGACCATGCTCGCGCTGGGTTTCTCGATCAACGTGCTGACCATGTTCGGCATGGTGCTGGCCATCGGCATTCTGGTGGACGACGCCATCGTAGTGGTGGAGAACGTCGAACGGATCATGGCCACCGAAGGCTTGTCACCCAAGGAGGCGACACGCAAGGCGATGACCCAGATCACCGGCGCGATCATCGGCATCACGCTGGTGCTGGTGGCAGTGTTCATTCCGATGGCGTTCATGCAGGGCTCGGTGGGCGTCATCTATCGCCAGTTCTCGCTGTCGATGGCGACTTCGATCCTGTTCTCGGCATTCCTCGCCCTGACCTTGACCCCGGCACTGTGCGCCACTTTGCTCAAGCCGATTGCCAAGGGTGAGCATCACGAGAAAACCGGTTTCTTCGGCTGGTTCAACCGCCGCTTCGAGCAACTGACGGATCGTTATCAGGGATGGGTCGGCTACGCGCTGAAACGCACCGGTCGTTATCTGCTGATCTACGTTGTGTTGCTGGTGGGTCTGGGCCTGTGCTTTGCGCGCCTGCCCTCCTCGTTCCTGCCGGTCGAGGATCAGGGTTACACCATCACCGACATTCAACTGCCACCCGGTGCGAGCAAGAACCGCACAGTGCAGGTGGTCGAGCAGATCGAAGCGCACAACGCCAGCGAACCGGGCGTGGGCGACAGCACGGTGATTCTCGGATTCAGTTTTTCTGGCAGCGGGCAGAACGCCGCGCTGGCGTTCACTACGCTCAAGGACTGGTCGCAGCGTGGTAGCGACGACTCGGCGAGCTCGATTGCCGACCGCGCCAACATTGCCCTGAGCCAGATCAAGGACGCGGTGGCCTTCGCCGTACTGCCGCCGCCGGTGGATGGCCTCGGCACGTCCAGCGGCTTTGAGTTCCGCCTGCAGGATCGTGGCGGCCTCGGTCATGCGACCTTGATGGAAGCGCGCACCCAACTGCTGGACGCCGCCGAAAAAAGCCCGATCCTGATGAACGTGCGTGAAAGTGCCCTGGCCGAAGCGCCGCAAGTGCAGCTGGAAGTGGACCGCAAGCAGGCCAACGCACTGGGCATCTCGTTCGCCGACGTCGGCAACGTGCTGTCCACCGCCATCGGTTCTTCGTACGTCAACGACTTCCCCAATCAGGGGCGGATGCAACGGGTGGTCGTGCAGGCTGAAGGCGATCGCCGCAGTCAGGTCGATGACCTGCTGAAAATGCACGTGCGCAACGACGCCGGGAAAATGGTGCCACTGTCGGCGTTTGTCCGGGCCACCTGGACTCAAGGCCCGGCGCAGCTGACCCGTTACAACGGCTACCCGGCGATCTCGATTTCCGGCGAACCAAAACCCGGCCACAGCACCGGCGAAGCCATGGCGGAAATCGAAAGGCTGGTTGCCCAAGGGCCGAAAGGCCTGGGGCAGGAATGGACAGGGCTGTCGCTGCAGGAACGTTTGTCCGGCAGTCAGGCACCGATTCTGCTCGGGCTGTCGCTGTTGATCGTGTTCCTGTGTCTGGCGGCGTTGTACGAGAGCTGGTCGATTCCGACTTCCGTGCTGCTCGTCGTACCGCTCGGTGTTCTCGGCGCGGTGCTGGCGGTGACCTTGCGCGGGATGCCCAACGATGTGTTCTTCAAGGTCGGCCTGATCACCATCATCGGTCTGTCGGCGAAAAACGCGATCCTGATCATCGAGTTTGCCAAAAGCCTGTATGACGAAGGTCACGATCTGATTGATGCCACATTGCAAGCGGCGCGTCTGCGGTTGCGGCCGATTGTGATGACTTCGCTGGCGTTCATTCTGGGCGTGGTACCCCTGGCGATTGCCACGGGCGCGAGTTCGGCGAGCCAGCAAGCCATCGGTACCGGGGTGATTGGCGGGATGATTACGGCGACGCTGGCGGTGATTTTCGTGCCGGTATTCTTTGTGGTGGTGATCAAGCTTGTGCGCAGGTTCGCCAAGCCTGATTGATTGACCGGTTCCGGCGCGGTGGCCACAGGTCGCCGCGCTGGGCTAAGGTGTCTGCACACCCTGGCCCATCGAGTTCCCATGCGCTTCCTCGCCCGCACCCACCCTCGCCTTTCCGCCGCCGCATTATTCGGTCTTGCCGTCGGCCTGCTGGTCCCTGCCGACTCCGTCATCAGCAAAACCCTCATTGGCTGGAACGCCGGCGTCTGGACCTATCTGCTCCTGATGTTCTGGCTGACAGCTCGCGCGAAAGCACCGGACGTCAGACGCATCGCCGAAGTCGAGGACGAGAACGCCGGACTGGTGTTGTTCGTGGTGTGTATCGCGGCGCTGGCCAGTCTGGCGGCCATCACCCTGGAACTGGTCGGCAGCAAGGATCTGCAAACTTCCCACAAGCTCCTGCACTACGGCTTTACCGCGTTGACGGTGATTGGCTCATGGTTGCTGATCGGGGTCATTTTCAGTGTCCACTACGCCAGGCTGTTTTATACCTGGGACGGCAAGGAGCCGGCGCTGCGTTTTGCCGAAGGCCTGACAACGCCCAACTATTGGGACTTTCTGTACTTCTCGTTCACCATCGGCGTCGCTGTGCAGACGGCGGATGTCGGCGTGGCCACCCGAGAAATACGCAAGATCGTGCTGGCACAGTCGTTGATCGGCTTTGTATTCAACACTGCCATTCTCG includes the following:
- a CDS encoding ATP-binding protein, producing the protein MFRILFRLYLVTIVSYSAAIYLVPDLVVMAFKQRFVTYNLDYSRGLQSLITKQFRAVPQDQWPAVAASMDKDFQPLHIVLARIDNADFTPIEQERLRRGENVVRIGDWGWRTLAVTPLNDQVAVQMVVPPDPMDVNLLYWSINVLIGASLLACLLLWFRPHWRDLERLKGTAERFGKGHLSERTQIGPSSNIGSLANVFDTMAGDIENLLNQQRDLLNAVSHELRTPLTRLDFGLALALSDDLPQASRERLQGLVAHIRELDELVLELLSYSRLQNPAKLPEQVEVSLDEFIDSILGSVDEELESPEIVIDVLLHNQLERFSLDPRLTARAIQNLLRNAMRYCEKRIQIGVQVCPKGCEIWVDDDGIGIPEDERERIFEPFYRLDRSRDRATGGFGLGLAISRRALEAQGGTLTVEGSPLGGARFRLWLPTPV
- a CDS encoding efflux RND transporter permease subunit translates to MPQFFIDRPVFAWVVALFILLAGALAIPQLPVAQYPDVAPPQIEIYAVYPGASAQTVDESVVSLIEEELNGADHLLYFESQSSLGSATIKATFQPGTNPELAQVDVQNRLKVVESRLPQAVNQQGLQVEKVSAGFLLLITLTSSDGKLDDVALSDYLARNVMNEIKRIDGVGKAQLYGAERAMRIWVDPQKLIGFNLTPADVNAAIVAQNAQVSAGSIGDLPNPSSQEITATILVKGQLSTPEEFADIVLKANPDGSTVRIKDVARVEIGSQEYQFGTRLNGKPSTAVGVQLSPGANALSTATLIRAKMDELSRYFPAGVEYKIPYDTSPFVKVSITKVVYTLGEAMLLVFAVMFLFLQNIRYTLIPTLVVPVALMGTFATMLALGFSINVLTMFGMVLAIGILVDDAIVVVENVERIMATEGLSPKEATRKAMTQITGAIIGITLVLVAVFIPMAFMQGSVGVIYRQFSLSMATSILFSAFLALTLTPALCATLLKPIAKGEHHEKTGFFGWFNRRFEQLTDRYQGWVGYALKRTGRYLLIYVVLLVGLGLCFARLPSSFLPVEDQGYTITDIQLPPGASKNRTVQVVEQIEAHNASEPGVGDSTVILGFSFSGSGQNAALAFTTLKDWSQRGSDDSASSIADRANIALSQIKDAVAFAVLPPPVDGLGTSSGFEFRLQDRGGLGHATLMEARTQLLDAAEKSPILMNVRESALAEAPQVQLEVDRKQANALGISFADVGNVLSTAIGSSYVNDFPNQGRMQRVVVQAEGDRRSQVDDLLKMHVRNDAGKMVPLSAFVRATWTQGPAQLTRYNGYPAISISGEPKPGHSTGEAMAEIERLVAQGPKGLGQEWTGLSLQERLSGSQAPILLGLSLLIVFLCLAALYESWSIPTSVLLVVPLGVLGAVLAVTLRGMPNDVFFKVGLITIIGLSAKNAILIIEFAKSLYDEGHDLIDATLQAARLRLRPIVMTSLAFILGVVPLAIATGASSASQQAIGTGVIGGMITATLAVIFVPVFFVVVIKLVRRFAKPD
- a CDS encoding anti-sigma factor family protein, with the translated sequence MNTPSDEQLVAYLDDELDREQRSHLDSLIADDPLLSLRVQWLSRSNLPFKTAYDELAQQAPLDRLQARLDAAPSPQKPGFSRRWFIGAAAAGVALAGVAADRLFLAWQAQQSHNWRELVGDYMALYVPQTLEHLPTDEASQLAQLRTVDARLGVSLSPAKLKLPGAVFKRAQILEYDGVPIAQIVYQDARYGPLALCVTRSNSGSLPVEQERRHKMNVVYWTVHEHAWMLIGYNPTSELHGFARTLINIQL
- the pncA gene encoding bifunctional nicotinamidase/pyrazinamidase — its product is MSITPRSALLVIDVQNDFIPGGQLPVPEGDRIVPLVNDLARQFKQVVIAQDWHPAGHASFASSHPGHKPYDVIQLPYGEQTLWPDHCVQATRGAELHPELNLPHAQLIIRKGCNPDIDSYSAFLEADRVTTTGLAGYLKERGIDTVYMVGLALDFCVMFSALDARAAGFNAFVVLDACRAIDLNGSLTAAIERMQVAGVGLIHSTELL
- a CDS encoding DUF1345 domain-containing protein, whose product is MRFLARTHPRLSAAALFGLAVGLLVPADSVISKTLIGWNAGVWTYLLLMFWLTARAKAPDVRRIAEVEDENAGLVLFVVCIAALASLAAITLELVGSKDLQTSHKLLHYGFTALTVIGSWLLIGVIFSVHYARLFYTWDGKEPALRFAEGLTTPNYWDFLYFSFTIGVAVQTADVGVATREIRKIVLAQSLIGFVFNTAILGFSINIAAGLFG
- a CDS encoding efflux RND transporter periplasmic adaptor subunit, translating into MSKNLLAGLGLIALALTLSACDKSSNAEEQAPPATVRIETLEARPLSISSELSGRIAAPRIAEVRARVAGVVLQRTYREGSDVKKGDVLFRIDPAPFKADLDSAEAALRKAEANAFQAKLQEQRYAQLIDDKAISAQDYDNARANARQTAADVAANKAAVERAKLNLGYATVTAPISGRVGRALVTEGALVGQNETTPMALIQQLNPIHADLTQSTRELNELRRAFRSGQLQQVGQDQVKATLIQDDGSLYPLPGKLLFSDITVDPGTGQIILRSEFPNPDLDLLPGSYVRVRLEQGVIQHGLTVPQRAVQRDSAGVAQVLTVDDQMRVAQQPVQLGAVQNDRWIVTGGLKPGDRIVIEGLQHARPGEVVQIDDTPLPLAQTSGQ
- a CDS encoding response regulator transcription factor; amino-acid sequence: MPNILLVEDDTALAELISSYLERNGYSVSVIGRGDHVRERARLNPPDLVILDLMLPGLDGLQVCRLLRADSATLPILMLTARDDSHDQVLGLEMGADDYVTKPCEPRVLLARVRTLLRRSSLGEPMTANDRILMGNLCIDLSERTVTWRDQPVELSSGEYNLLVVLARHAGEVLSRDQILQRLRGIEFNGTDRSVDVAISKLRRKFDDHAGEARKIKTVWGKGYLFSRSEWEC